The Etheostoma spectabile isolate EspeVRDwgs_2016 chromosome 23, UIUC_Espe_1.0, whole genome shotgun sequence genome includes a window with the following:
- the sema3aa gene encoding semaphorin-3aa, producing MDYLFGILVLLCGALQPGRGDEPKHNVPRLKLSYKEMLETSNLVTFNGLANSSSYDAFLLDEERGRLLVGAEDHIFSFDLVNINRDHKQIAWPATPSKRDECKWAGKDLGKECSNFIRVLQPYNQTHMYICGTGAFHPICSFLEMGKRAEDNIFRLASHFENGRGKSPYDPKMLSASLLIDGELYSGTSADFMGRDFAIFRTLGEHHPLRTEQHDSRWLNDPRFVSVHLIPESDNPEDDKIFLFFKENAMDGEHTGKATIARIGQLCKNDMGGHRSLVNKWTTFLKARLMCSVPGVNGIDTHFDELQDVFLMSSKDPKNPLIYAVFTTSSNIFKGSAVCMYNMADIRRVFLGPYAHRDGPNYQWVPFQGRVPYPRPGTCPSKTFGGFDSTKDLPDDVITFARGHPAMYNPVHPIGGRPIMVRTDVDYQFSQLVVDRVEAEDGQYDVMFIGTDMGTVLKVVTIPRESWHDLEEVVLEEMTVFREPTPITAMELSTKQQQLYLGSGLGVSQMSLHRCEVYGKACAECCLARDPYCAWDGSECSRYFPTAKRRTRRQDIRNGDPLSQCSDLQHHDDTDGLGGSVEDRSVYGVENSSMFLECSPKSQRALIYWQLQKPNDDRKLEIKLDDRVLRTDQGLLIRSLAQSDTGIYHCQAVEHGFIQPLLRLNLQVIPAQKLGDILPGLSSVGGGVGQSPKHRLWYRDFLSLLDHPDLNSVEEFCDRVWKKERKQKRGKTPNGNSQGKTDSTGGSNPALRPKALAPNAQKQQASPPQSRPWPQAGAPTVEGPARSQTTQKSQPNLGTLTGQAPNNNQKTQNVQKGQGSLAGSQAAGGSRASSQHAAKWRRMQENKKGRNRRTHELQRPPRSV from the exons aGATGTTAGAGACCAGTAACCTAGTCACCTTCAATGGCTTGGCCAACAGCTCGAGCTACGATGCTTTCCTATTGGATGAGGAGCGAGGGAGACTACTGGTCGGAGCTGAGGACCACATCTTCTCATTTGACCTCGTCAACATTAACAGAGACCACAAACAG ATTGCGTGGCCTGCCACCCCCTCTAAGAGGGACGAATGCAAGTGGGCAGGGAAAGACCTTGGG AAAGAGTGTTCTAACTTCATCCGGGTCCTCCAGCCCTACAACCAGACCCACATGTACATCTGTGGCACAGGAGCCTTCCACCCCATCTGTTCTTTTTTAGAAATGGGCAAAAGAGCAGAG GACAACATCTTTCGACTGGCCTCGCATTTCGAGAACGGCCGCGGGAAAAGCCCCTACGACCCCAAAATGCTCTCGGCCTCGCTTCTGATCG ATGGAGAGCTGTACTCTGGCACATCTGCTGATTTCATGGGAAGGGACTTTGCTATTTTCCGTACCCTGGGAGAACATCATCCACTCAGAACAGAGCAGCATGATTCAAGATGGCTtaatg aCCCCAGGTTCGTAAGTGTTCACTTGATCCCGGAAAGTGACAACCCCGAAGACGATAAGATCTTCCTGTTTTTCAAAGAGAACGCCATGGACGGAGAGCACACTGGCAAGGCTACCATCGCCAGGATAGGACAACTGTGTAag AATGACATGGGAGGTCACAGGAGTCTGGTGAACAAGTGGACCACTTTTCTCAAGGCCCGGCTGATGTGTTCAGTGCCCGGGGTCAACGGCATTGATACACACTTTGATGAACTAC AGGATGTGTTTCTCATGAGCTCCAAGGACCCGAAAAATCCACTTATCTACGCTGTATTCACCACGTCCAG TAACATCTTTAAAGGCTCAGCAGTGTGCATGTACAACATGGCAGACATCAGGAGGGTTTTCCTGGGCCCCTACGCCCACAGAGATGGACCCAACTACCAGTGGGTGCCTTTTCAAGGGAGGGTGCCCTACCCGCGCCCTGGAACT TGCCCCAGCAAGACATTTGGAGGATTCGACTCCACAAAAGACctccctgatgatgtcatcacctTCGCCAGGGGTCACCCAGCCATGTACAACCCAGTGCACCCAATAGGCGGGCGTCCCATCATGGTGCGGACAGATGTGGACTACCAGTTCTCCCAGCTGGTGGTGGACAGAGTGGAGGCAGAGGACGGACAGTATGACGTCATGTTCATTGGGACAG aCATGGGCACCGTACTAAAGGTGGTGACAATCCCCAGAGAGAGCTGGCATGACCTGGAAGAAGTGGTGCTTGAAGAGATGACTGTCTTTCGG GAGCCTACTCCCATTACTGCTATGGAGCTGTCCACAAAGCAG CAACAGCTGTACCTTGGCTCGGGCCTGGGTGTATCGCAGATGTCTTTACACCGTTGCGAGGTGTATGGGAAAGCTTGCGCTGAGTGCTGCCTGGCCAGAGACCCTTATTGCGCCTGGGACGGCAGCGAGTGCTCGAGATACTTTCCTACCGCCAAGAG GCGAACCAGGCGACAGGACATCAGAAATGGAGACCCTCTCTCTCAGTGTTCAGATCTTCAGCATCATG ACGACACGGATGGCCTAGGAGGCAGCGTGGAGGACAGGAGTGTGTATGGCGTGGAGAACAGCAGTATGTTCCTGGAGTGCAGCCCCAAGTCTCAGAGAGCGCTCATTTACTGGCAGCTGCAGAAGCCCAACGATGACCGCAAGCTCGAG aTCAAGCTAGATGACAGGGTGCTCCGGACAGACCAGGGCCTGCTCATACGCAGTCTGGCTCAGTCTGACACAGGCATCTACCACTGCCAAGCTGTTGAACACGGCTTTATCCAGCCTTTACTGCGCCTCAACCTCCAGGTCATCCCCGCCCAGAAACTGGGTGACATCCTACCTGGACTTTCTAGTGTGGGAGGTGGGGTAGGTCAATCACCCAAGCACAGGCTGTGGTATCGAGacttcctgtctctcttagaCCACCCAGACCTCAACAGCGTGGAGGAGTTTTGCGATCGAGTTTGGAAGAAAGAACGAAAACAGAAGAGGGGGAAGACGCCCAATGGCAACAGTCAGGGTAAAACCGACAGCACCGGTGGTTCTAACCCTGCATTACGACCTAAAGCTTTGGCTCCCAATGCTCAAAAGCAGCAAGCCAGTCCACCACAGAGCAGGCCATGGCCCCAGGCTGGAGCTCCAACAGTGGAAGGGCCAGCACGGAGCCAGACTACCCAGAAAAGTCAACCAAATCTGGGTACGTTGACTGGCCAGGCACCTAATAACAATCAGAAGACGCAAAACGTCCAGAAGGGGCAGGGCAGCCTGGCTGGTTCTCAGGCCGCGGGGGGGTCCCGGGCGAGCAGCCAGCACGCGGCCAAATGGAGACGGATGCAGGAAAATAAGAAGGGACGCAACAGGAGGACCCATGAGCTTCAAAGACCCCCACGTAGCGTTTGA